A stretch of the Chloroflexota bacterium genome encodes the following:
- a CDS encoding polysaccharide deacetylase family protein produces MRIPITMSHGTDQIPGQRNPLAKEHFAQLVAIAHELGFQSISYDDLAAWLWHGGTLPERPIMFDFDHPMKSMRHEVFPVLDEYGYTANLFINTGLMDDMYQAGVPDGAERRYLLWEEAGELAEAGWQIGAHTVTHPNLSELSLLDPTGEKLSAELEKCDATIEKHLGITPQDFAFTGTSWSSSAEREVKARYRFGRLWIVGAEYQVDGKKTRYADLAGVPGADEPDGGPPHAARYITRHADPYRLPSMEINALIFAPAAFRRYLEGAWEA; encoded by the coding sequence GTGAGGATCCCGATTACGATGTCGCACGGCACCGATCAAATCCCAGGCCAGCGCAACCCGCTGGCCAAAGAACATTTCGCGCAGCTCGTTGCTATCGCCCACGAACTGGGATTCCAATCCATCAGCTACGATGACCTGGCAGCATGGCTGTGGCACGGCGGCACTTTGCCGGAGCGTCCCATTATGTTCGACTTCGACCATCCGATGAAGTCCATGCGCCATGAGGTGTTCCCGGTGCTGGACGAATATGGATACACGGCAAACCTCTTCATCAACACCGGTCTGATGGACGACATGTACCAAGCAGGCGTGCCGGACGGTGCCGAGCGGCGATACTTACTCTGGGAAGAGGCCGGCGAACTGGCCGAGGCCGGCTGGCAGATCGGCGCGCACACGGTTACGCATCCAAATTTGTCTGAGCTCAGTCTGTTAGATCCCACCGGCGAGAAGCTGAGCGCCGAGCTGGAAAAGTGCGACGCGACGATTGAAAAACACCTCGGCATCACGCCGCAGGACTTTGCATTTACCGGCACGAGTTGGAGCAGCAGCGCGGAACGTGAAGTGAAGGCGCGCTATCGCTTTGGTCGCTTGTGGATTGTCGGAGCGGAGTACCAGGTGGACGGCAAGAAGACCCGTTACGCGGACCTGGCCGGTGTGCCCGGAGCAGACGAGCCTGACGGCGGCCCGCCCCACGCCGCGCGCTACATCACGCGCCATGCCGATCCCTACCGCCTACCGTCTATGGAGATCAACGCGCTCATTTTCGCGCCCGCAGCCTTTCGCCGCTATTTGGAGGGTGCTTGGGAAGCCTAG
- a CDS encoding DUF721 domain-containing protein — protein MFKSLKDILPGTIEELGISEQLKRAAAFAAWRAVAAELPLHARAARPVRFLRGVLVVEAPSSAAIHELHMRTPQLMRDLNKSMGRPLVSKLEFRVRGQRPAPRATPGSLPQPNRKTPRPPAATDDDTDRQRRLRQAIELIADPAVRQQAVARLEATEEGGLHRCEQCGTRLSEPGACPLCQAESTQQSGK, from the coding sequence GTGTTTAAGTCGCTGAAGGACATCCTGCCCGGCACCATCGAAGAGCTTGGCATCTCCGAGCAGCTCAAGCGCGCCGCGGCGTTCGCCGCCTGGCGTGCTGTGGCGGCGGAATTACCCCTTCATGCCCGTGCTGCGCGTCCCGTCCGCTTCCTACGCGGCGTCCTGGTCGTGGAAGCCCCTTCTTCGGCCGCCATCCACGAACTGCACATGCGCACGCCCCAGCTCATGCGCGATCTGAACAAGAGCATGGGCCGACCGCTCGTGAGCAAACTCGAATTCCGCGTGCGCGGCCAACGGCCTGCCCCCCGCGCTACGCCGGGTTCACTTCCCCAGCCGAATAGAAAAACGCCGCGCCCGCCCGCCGCCACGGACGACGACACCGACCGCCAACGCCGCCTGCGCCAGGCCATCGAGCTCATCGCAGACCCTGCCGTGCGCCAACAAGCCGTCGCCCGCTTGGAAGCAACGGAGGAGGGGGGTCTTCACCGCTGCGAGCAGTGTGGCACCCGGTTGAGCGAACCGGGAGCTTGCCCGCTATGCCAGGCGGAGAGCACGCAGCAATCCGGTAAGTAG
- the murD gene encoding UDP-N-acetylmuramoyl-L-alanine--D-glutamate ligase, translating into MNPTIQNDRTRGGREDLSGCRVVVMGLGLHGGGVGVVQYLAAQGAAVTVTDLRDAETLRPSLAELEGLSLRYVLGRHEEDDFQRADLVIRNPAVPLDSPYLAVARKAGARIEMESSLFIRACPSPHIAGITGTKGKTTTTVLLSQMLAAAGCHVVTAGNLRVSMLSQLADISEETRVVLELSSWQLEAFVPHAYSPPLAVVTNVLPDHLNRYAGMDDYAAAKEINVQFQHADDTAVLNLRNAYTRQMGERAPGRVTWFTAQDSIPGEADSPLWGAHLRENLAAASAAARVWGVDDTAIAAAVQRFTGVPHRQELVREWRGIRFINDTTATMPTATVACIETIPGPKVLLLGGADKQLDFAGLAQSLHAHREMIRGIVLLEGSATDRLVAELPLPVAGRYTDMDEALTQAVALARAGDAVILSPGCASFGMFQHEFERGEAFRRWVAALPK; encoded by the coding sequence ATGAATCCCACTATCCAGAACGATAGAACACGCGGCGGCAGAGAAGACCTCTCCGGCTGTCGGGTCGTGGTCATGGGCCTCGGTCTGCATGGCGGCGGTGTTGGCGTCGTGCAATATCTGGCGGCACAGGGAGCTGCGGTAACGGTTACAGACTTACGGGACGCGGAGACGTTACGTCCCTCGTTGGCGGAGTTGGAGGGTCTGTCGCTTCGCTACGTCCTGGGACGTCACGAGGAGGATGACTTCCAGCGCGCCGACCTGGTCATTCGCAATCCCGCCGTACCGCTGGATTCACCATACCTGGCCGTGGCGCGCAAGGCCGGTGCGCGGATCGAGATGGAGAGCAGTCTTTTCATACGCGCATGTCCCAGCCCGCACATTGCGGGCATTACCGGCACCAAGGGCAAGACCACGACTACGGTGCTGCTCTCCCAGATGCTGGCCGCGGCCGGATGTCACGTGGTTACGGCCGGCAATCTGCGCGTCTCGATGCTGAGCCAACTTGCGGACATTAGCGAGGAAACGCGAGTGGTGCTGGAGCTATCCAGTTGGCAGTTGGAAGCCTTCGTGCCCCATGCGTACAGTCCGCCGCTGGCCGTGGTGACAAACGTACTGCCCGACCACCTGAATCGCTATGCGGGTATGGACGACTATGCGGCTGCCAAAGAGATCAATGTCCAATTTCAACACGCGGATGACACCGCCGTCCTCAATCTTCGCAATGCCTACACGCGGCAGATGGGCGAGCGGGCGCCTGGACGCGTGACGTGGTTTACCGCCCAAGATTCCATACCGGGTGAAGCAGATTCCCCGCTGTGGGGCGCACACTTGCGGGAAAACCTGGCTGCGGCATCGGCTGCCGCGCGGGTATGGGGTGTGGACGATACCGCGATCGCGGCGGCGGTGCAGCGCTTTACCGGTGTGCCGCATCGGCAGGAATTGGTGCGAGAGTGGCGCGGCATCCGCTTTATAAACGACACCACCGCCACCATGCCCACCGCTACGGTTGCGTGCATCGAGACCATTCCCGGCCCGAAGGTACTCCTGCTGGGCGGCGCGGACAAACAGCTCGACTTTGCGGGGCTGGCGCAGTCGCTGCATGCCCATAGAGAGATGATCCGGGGTATTGTGCTCTTGGAAGGCAGCGCCACGGACCGATTGGTGGCGGAGTTGCCACTGCCTGTCGCAGGCCGTTATACAGACATGGATGAAGCGCTTACACAGGCCGTCGCGCTGGCCCGCGCCGGAGACGCGGTGATCCTCTCACCGGGCTGCGCCTCATTCGGCATGTTCCAGCACGAATTCGAACGCGGCGAGGCTTTCCGTAGGTGGGTCGCCGCTTTGCCCAAATAA
- a CDS encoding glycosyltransferase: MARFLFAAIPASGHINPTLPIVQALRERGHAVGYATGPSMEGTVAPLATQFFPVGPAITAEEALRRWPELGRLRGKRRLDYMIREVFYSFAATAAREVLDAVTSWQPDVLVFDGFTHLAGIVADITGLPWATTTVAPGLLEGEGAHPYGIRLPYPPNLLQRCATPLFWSLFRIVARRHDRQFNEIRAEFGLPPVRDSYLKSTISPYVVLALMPWEFEYPRQDWPPTVHFVGPSLWDRPRDYAVPAWLEALPGERPLVYATIGTVQSIYQSAFFATLFEAAGGLDADVVVTTGGNLSDLPTPPGNVRVERFVPNSIIIPKAQVVVHHGGLSSTMGALLHGKPAVVVPFADDQPDNAQRVQWLGVGTAVDPARASSAALRGAIETTLRSADVHKKAAVLARTLQQYDAGQTGARLLEKLSNTQAPVHRAG, encoded by the coding sequence GTGGCTCGCTTTCTGTTTGCCGCCATACCGGCTTCCGGGCACATAAATCCCACGCTCCCCATTGTGCAAGCGTTGCGTGAACGCGGGCACGCGGTAGGCTACGCTACCGGTCCGAGCATGGAGGGGACGGTAGCGCCATTGGCAACTCAGTTCTTCCCGGTGGGGCCGGCAATTACAGCGGAAGAAGCGCTCAGGCGCTGGCCGGAGCTGGGACGGCTGCGCGGCAAGCGACGCTTAGACTACATGATTCGCGAGGTCTTCTACTCGTTTGCCGCCACCGCTGCCCGTGAAGTATTGGACGCCGTAACGTCGTGGCAACCGGACGTGCTTGTCTTCGATGGCTTCACGCATCTCGCCGGCATCGTGGCAGACATCACCGGCCTGCCGTGGGCTACGACGACGGTGGCGCCCGGGCTGCTTGAGGGCGAAGGCGCGCATCCCTACGGAATCCGGCTACCCTACCCTCCCAACCTGCTCCAGCGCTGCGCGACGCCGCTGTTCTGGTCGCTCTTCCGCATCGTGGCGCGTCGGCACGACCGCCAGTTCAACGAAATTCGCGCCGAATTCGGCTTGCCGCCCGTCCGCGACAGCTACCTTAAGAGCACCATTTCGCCGTACGTAGTGCTCGCATTAATGCCGTGGGAGTTCGAATACCCTCGGCAGGACTGGCCGCCCACGGTGCACTTTGTCGGTCCGTCTCTCTGGGACCGCCCGCGCGACTATGCAGTGCCGGCGTGGCTGGAGGCCTTGCCCGGCGAGCGACCGCTTGTGTACGCCACCATCGGCACAGTGCAGAGCATCTACCAGTCAGCGTTCTTCGCTACGCTCTTTGAAGCAGCGGGGGGACTTGATGCCGACGTGGTGGTGACCACCGGCGGCAATCTCTCCGACCTACCCACACCGCCGGGCAACGTACGCGTTGAACGGTTCGTGCCGAACAGCATCATCATTCCGAAAGCGCAGGTCGTGGTGCACCACGGCGGCTTGAGCTCGACTATGGGTGCGCTGCTGCACGGCAAGCCGGCGGTGGTTGTGCCTTTTGCGGACGACCAGCCCGACAATGCCCAGCGCGTCCAGTGGCTCGGGGTCGGTACTGCGGTTGACCCTGCACGTGCCTCGAGCGCGGCGCTGCGCGGGGCGATCGAGACGACGCTGAGATCAGCAGATGTGCACAAGAAGGCTGCGGTGCTCGCCCGCACGTTGCAGCAATACGATGCAGGCCAAACCGGCGCAAGGTTGCTGGAGAAACTCTCAAATACGCAAGCGCCGGTGCACCGCGCAGGCTAA